The sequence TGAGGCACATTCTTGCTCGAATAATTGCATCCTCTAATTACAAGAACTTTGAAAAGGAAGACTACAAATGAAAAAGCATTGCTTGATGGTGTACAGTATTACGATTACTACGATACTTGTAAGGGACATACAGTTTAAAAACTTTTTCACTTTGCCTAAATGAGACAAATCATTCTCACTTAACCATAGCAAATACCAACAAATTAAAGGGCCAAGGTAAGTAGACACTAAGATTTTAACCAGAcctactgtacaaactaatagGTTAGCATAAACAACCAGTGTTATGTATATCAGACAGATGTTAAAGTatttactgcaaaaaaatgtttgaGCTAGCAAATGTTCAAAAATTGTTCAGAAATCTTGTAGTCTGCACTTTTAGTTTCCATCTTAAATATGGCTAGTGTCTTTTTTTCATGGCAGCTTTAAAACCCATCAGAACCCATTTCTCCAAATTTCAacacctgtccagggtgtttccctgccttctgctcAGTGTAAACAGGTAAATACATTTGTTGGCTATCTGCCAGAATGGCTGATTCTACAGTTTAATTTTTGGTTTCACAGTGTATGGGTATGTGTCTGTAAAATCTGActtttgacattgttttatgaaatattgatcacatttgattgtattttcaaacaaaaatattttcattcagagcatttatttgcagaaaacaactgacaactggccaaaataccaaaaatacaCAATCTCACTGAATAATGCAAACTAAACAAGTTTATAtccataaataaatcataaaaatagCAATGTTTTCGCTTAGAAAGGGTTCAATAATCAATATTTGGTGGAGTTACCTGattcttcatcacaaaatatggGGTAGTCTCTTATTGTTTTCCCCAGAGCTCTTTCTCTAAATTTCTTAATTTACCTACAAGACAGAACTCAGGGTAAAGTTTCCCCGTCTGGTTCTCAGAATTCTTCCGCTGCAATATGATTGGTAGATTGAGCGGATGGGCGGGACCAAGGCAGCAACTAGGAAGTGACAAACAGCGAGTTTCAAACCTGTAACTTTTCACCCACAGGATCACAGCTCTGCAGTTTGTGGAGTCAGAAATACCCAAACCACCGAGTTTGAGTCCACTGAACCGAGAATGCAGGCTGTGCGAAAACGTCAAGGCAACGAGTTCCAGACGACAACACAAAATAGGTTTGTGCTTCTGGGCTTTGGCTATAATCTCTATAGTTTCCTTTGCAACCGCGGCTTTGTTGTCAGTTGAGGAGGACAGTCGGTTGAAGAACGGTTAAGTCTTCAGTATCTGCTCTGCTATTGCTCGTTTGCATGTCACTGTCATTGCCACTGCCACTTTCAAgtgagtaaaacacacacacgcacacacatacatacacacttccTTGGTCATGGTTGTCCACCAGAATCAGAAGGTGACTTCCACTTCTTTAGTTTCTCTCTGGCTGTACAGTCCGGGTGTTTTATTGCAGCAGGGACCATGTAAACAGATCTGATGGTGCTGGCAGTTtctcctctgttgtttttctccaggCTGGTCTCACTACTAAGTGACCAGTTAttacagccagcagcagcatcctTCAGGCCCTCCAGTCTGATTAAGCTCTTACTTTGTGAAGCAATCAGCTGAACTGCTTTGAACTGCTTCTTTTCCCCATCTGCTGACCTCCTGGTCTAACTGGCCATACAGGATCCTGTGAGATCCTAACGACATGACTGAGCCAGCATAGTTCCTGCTGGATGATTGTGGGCTCTActtttttacatgtatttcaGTGTGAAGCACATGATGATGCCAAGCGATTCTGGAGAAGCACCGCAAAGACAAAGGCCTTAGTAGATAGATCTAGAGGTCCTGAGGTTGCTCTTGGTTATCCTGAAGTTGATGCTCTGCGAAAATCATTTTGACTATGATTTTCTAAACATGAGTtcagggaagaaaaaaagaatatacgcACACAATTGTTGTGAACACACattgctatatactgtatgtgatttGCTTCTTTTTTCTCCAAAAAGGAGAGTGAGAAATCCATGCactttttagtatttttatttgGACAGTGCAcacaagagagggagataaagtactggagacacaggagagaaagctggGGCCAGTGGGCACACACACCTAACCACTCAACTATCTGTGAACACAGTGCTTTCCTTCCTTAATATGAGATTAGCAGACTAACATTTAAGATGGCAAGCAAAGGATGGCAGAGGAAAACATGTAGGCTATTTAAACGTGAATTTACTGCAGTAGTACACCTTCCTTTACCACAGTATTCCCCACAACTCTATTAAATTGTTAATCTCTGAATTGTTATTTGCTGCTGTAAATGAGCTTGTGTTGCCCCATGACAATGACTTCCAATCACTGTAAACGTCTGTTGACAGCAAACCTGTTGCGAAGGAAAAAGTGCCACCAAAGAAAAGGCTACACTTCCATTTTGACCTATGGCTCTGTCTCACGGTGCAGAACTGGATACTGGACTTTGGAAGGCCTATTGTCATGGTAAGGAAGGACGATCCACATATCATTAAATCCGCACACCATGCCATCTTAATCTAAATGCAAAAACGGTCATAAAAAGGACAGTTATGCCCAAGTTCATGGAACAGTGAACACCAATAATCTCTTGATATCATGTGTATTAGATTATCCTTCCTCTGGAGTGGTTTCCCCTCAACAAGCCCAGTGCTGGAGACTACTTCCACATGGCCTACAACGTCATCACACCATTCTTAATGCTCAAGGTATGTCTGAACCATAGAGGTCTGAACACAGCAAAGTGATTAGCTAAAGGAGAGCAGTATACATGGAAATTAAGTATGGAAGACAAGAAGCTGCCACTGCCTGTTATTAAAAAACGGAGAGTCCTACATCATACATGCCAATGAAAAcgacttaaagtaataatctatGACATTctcataaaaatacatttccgtttttctactctctattgctgattgatttaacacaatagtgattcaacctttacccagttcatgaaagctttgacATTTGCTGTTCTTAACACCCGCTGTCTGGAAGGTCTTAACCCGGTGTAGTGTCAAAATATGTTTCCCCTATAAAAAGTGTCTTCCCCAGTGGTGTGTCTTTGCCTCGATTTTCATGCCAGGGAAGAAAACAATATCATTTCAAATTTTGTGTATTGTTTTCCTATTGCTGGCTTTCAAATGGTAAACTAATGTTTTAATAACATTTTACGGGATTACAAAGAGTAACATACCTAGTTGCCTCGTAATTAATCGTAAATCGTAAATTGCCTCGTAAATTATCCCAAACCACAAACATCCATTGTTTCTACAAGGCAGTTGTTAGGCTTTACATTAATCCACTTGTCATTTATTAGGCGACTTTCCCCTATGATAATTTTGgcaaattttggcacaacaccaggaaaaaaaatctctgctGCATAGTAAGTGATGCtttttatgtttccagcagcagcaacagcggtttgtttgaaatagacagaagaactgggtggtTAGCATGActagcgatagccaccatgactgaacagacagaaactcaaacttcacacacagtttgattgacaggtgatctctgggaagtgcagtgcagaaacaccacagcagagCGCATATtgccaaagatgtcaccaaaatcacAAAACAAGAATCTCGTTATTATTGCTTTAAGATGGGTATCATATAGGATGAtcggtaatgtgtgtgtgtgtgttcctgctccATTCAGCTGATTGAGCGCAGCCCCAGGGCGCTGCCTCGCTCAGCGGTCTACCTCTGCATCATCACTTTTGTCATGGGAGCCAGCATCCACCTGGTGGGAGACTCCATCAATCACCGGCTCATCCTGAGCGGCTACCAGCTCCACCTGTCCGTCAGGGACAACCCGATCATCAAAGACCTCAAACCGGCCTCACTGGTAGGGATTCATTTTGTTTGATTGGGTTTGGGCTTTGCACTTTAGAGCACTACTTCAAAAAACTGAATACTGAAGCTGCCAAAATTTGTGTCATTTCCATAACACAATCACAACGGTGTTATAAGTTGGATTGTAGTCTGCAATGCCACATAAAGCTTGTTGCATTCCCACATTAAATTACTTGAACCAACCAAAGGGCCCATTTAATGTAAATAGGTGTCCTTACATTTAATAATCCCCGACATAACCATTAGTGATGCATGGGTTGACTTGTAGCATACAGATCTTTCAGTTATATCATTTGGTTGGTTTGGGCTCAGAAAACATCCCTTTGTGCCCCTTTGTAAGTGTttgataatatatttattataattataacaCTTCAGTAAGACCTGGATCACTCACATATGTACTTTTCCCTCTATCTTCCATACATCAAAGCCAACTGAACTGTAGCTTAAGGACAGACAGACTATACAAGATGTTTTACTATTCAAACACCGAAGTTGACATCTGAAGAAACATTTTGAGATTAGTGTGATCAAATTAATATTTTGAGAAACTATGACTTGGTGTTTTCAATGCAGTCTTCTCTATGTGTGTGATGCTGCCTAATTGAAGCAAAACAGTCAAAATCTGGTGATGTAAGTCCAGACCAGTTGTCCTTAAGCCTACACACATTTATGCAAAAATATTTGCTCGTTTCCCAGTGGCAAAATTATAGACTCTCACCAAGATATAAATCCTGATTTTGTGGTGCATAGCGCAGTCTGAAGCCCATGGCTGCAGTCATGCATACTGTCAGTTTAGATATGCACACATGTAGGGTTGCATTAATTATTTGTAATGCGTCATTTGTCTATTGATCACAGCTAATGCCAATGCCATAAATAAGTGGCACATGTACTTCACACTGTGCTGCAGCACTGTGTAAAGCAGACTATAACCTTCACTGTGAAATTGAGTTAAGGTGTTTTGAAGGGACTTGATATAAAATTTTATAGATTTATAAGATTTataaaacattgaaatgaaatgtaggAGAAACTTACTTCATCTTGAAAGGGGAAGGGGCTaaataattttttatttaagatgtacttttactttttagttACTGGAATTTTATTTAGTCAAATTGATAGAATAGatgtataataaataaataaatgtattttaaataattttgtgACACAAGAAAATGTGCTAAAAGTCAAGAGGGTGAATACTTTTTACTCTATCTTTGTTAGTACAAAGAAGAGGAACATTTTACAAATTcatgcaggtgagataaaacaaagtttatagGAGTTTATAAATGCAGTGGAGTGGTGTTGTTCACCTGTGGAGCCAATTCAACCCAATGCTGTATCAAAATTGTGAAATGCTGTTGCAGCAATAGGTGGCACTGTTGCATAAGTTAGAGAGAACTACATTGTTTGCCTAccaatgaaaaattacttttgtGCCACTGAAGCAAACCTATTAACATTTTTGAATGGCCTGTTTAGGAGATTATTTGATGCTATGAGTCTCTAGTAATGATtcaacatttctgttttttcttcttagATCGACTCCTTTGAGCtgctttattattatgatgaacACCTGGGACATTTAATGTGGTAGGTGTTACAGACAATTATGGgtggtgtgtatatatatatatatatatatatatatatatatatatatatatatatgtagtgcTGGAAATAAGACTGGAACATAATTAATTACAAGATATAATGCTGTCCTGGCCCAGAGTGACCACAAAGTAGTTACCCGTTTTCAATTATCAGATTAGGCGAATGATAAATTTGATTCTAATGAATGTTGCGTCCCTTGAATCCGCTCTGAATGCAGGCAACCAATCAAAGGAGAAGCCGAAGTGTGGATTTGGAGAGTACAAAGACAGTGTGCAGACAGTGTTGTGACAAAAAAACTGCGACTAAGTGTGCTGGAAACTGTGGCTGCTTCCAACTCTCAACATGAAAAAGACTTtagcacaaaaaacacactgagataGACAGACTAATGGGCCGCTGTTGACTGTTGGAGGATGGAGTGCTGATCCCACAACATacaagaaaagagggagagaatcaGAGAAAGGCTGTCTGGTCTCTGGTTTAATATAAATTCATTCTGAGCTAGAATTGGGTTACTTTATTCTCTGTGTAagcaagaggagaagaggggcatctctctccctcccgcctgtctttctctctcactctcataatagttaatatgtgtagGATAATATGTGTAGGATATGGACTCCTTTTCACCCTCTGATAACAATCCTAGTCAGTGCTCTTAGAAATGATGCAAAACCTTTCTAAAATTACATGGCGCAGTTAAAATTAAGGAAGACAGATTGAAAGAAATTCTGATTAAATCAATCCAAAACTgcaaagagagaataaaatgcattatataTTAATTAATGGCTGCGTATGTTGTGGGCTTTTGTGAGATAGGAGGGCCACTCCAGTGAAATCTCTCCATTTCCGCTTTGGGTTTATGAGTGTTACTATTAAAATTGCAGATGTGGAGAGTTACTGTAAAAAGGATGCTTGTACCATGGTAGGAACATGCTTCATGTTATATTGCCTTTTCTTTACTGGCTCTGTTCAGCCCGGCTGGGGGCTATAGACATGGCATGGTTTAGTTTGAGTCTCCAGTGTTTAGCTGATTGGTTTTATTGAATTTATGTGACAAATTTCAATTTATAACACATTTACAGTGAGCCAGCCACAAAACAGCTGGTTTGCAAATTAGTGCATCTCGCACACCTCAACTAAGAGTTTAGTTTTGGTTTATTGACTAGAGCGAGAGAAGAGTGAACAAATGGCAGACAGTTGAGTTTCTGTCTTATTCTTCTCCCAATTACTTATTTTGAGAAGCGGATATCGCACATGAATTCAATACCGCTGACTATTAAGACCCTGTTCTGCACAAAACCTTTCCATGACATGTAGGAACATTCAGTTCAGAATCAGTAACGATTCATCCTTTGTGCCGGGGCTTAATGTTGGCCTTGGCCGGGCCTGACAGGCTGTTAAAGGGGTCTGGCTCAGCTCCTGTCCTGCCAGGTTTGTCCAGGTTTTAGAGATAGTCGACGCTGGCCTTGATCTGAACCCTGGCTGGAGGAGACGAGGCTTAACAGACCGACGGAACGAAGTTTGCTGGATGAGAGTGTGAACCCAACTTTAGGCATCACTAACGAATGATATGGAATTATAAACGCATACCTCTTAGCTAACTTTTTGCATGATCCTCCGTGTAAAGAAATACTTTATATAACCGTATATAACCATGCAATTTTTAACAGTGTTCATCTCGCTCTATTCTAGGTATATTCCTTTCTTCATTATTCTGTTCCTGTACTTCACTGGCTGCTTCACCCAAGCCAAAGAACAAAAGAAGATTCCAGTCTCTGGTTGGCTGTTACTGGGACCAAGTGCTCTTTACTATTGGTCAGTTGCCTTCGCACGTCTTTGAAAACCTGCTGTGACTCGCCTCCCTGCTAGCAACAGTGCAGGGGAATATAACTTGACAACGAAATTTGTTAGGATAAAATGCTACTTCCATAGAAGTAAAGCAGAGAATACTTAAGTGctaccaaaaagaaaaaacacacaaaaaaacccttGTTCAGTGTATTTCATGCATTAGCCTTGGCAGTAGCCTGAATGAGTCTGTTCAAATGAAATGGTGGCTTATAAGGAATCCACTGAACCAGCTTTAGAGATGCTTTACCCGTCTATtacaataattacaataattgaTTTGTAGCCTACTTGACCCATGAAAATTaatttcttcctccctcttcttcctgccTCCAGtctttatcttcctcctctgatTCAGAATCATCTTGATAataagatacgataagatacagcaagaaaaacacactcaaaacagaaaatagaatataaacaaaaatataacaaatggggattatataaacacacacaccgaccaaCCGACCATTTCATCACGTTAGGTAGAATGTATTATTGAAAAGTATGGAATACAGCATTATTCGGGTTTGCAAAATAACGGCAACGAAAGAATaccaaaaatattaaaataaatgcaGTATAAAATGGGTAACAATGACAAGGATATGGGAATATAAAGATTCCTCACATAGATATGTGAAATTACAAGATTTACACAGATTTACAACACAATGGCAATAGAATATACAtactataatactataatatacaatataatactttaatacaataacaatataATACATTTGCCTTTACAatgcgagcttgtgaccggaaggtcgtcggttcaatcccccggaccggcaggataaatctgggtggggaaagtgaaaaaagcagcgcttgcccctccctcattaccaccactgaggtgcccttgagcaaggcccttaaccccaactgctccagtggagctgctcagtggccagcagatcagactgtggttgtactggtcagcttccaggtgtgaatgtgtgtgaatgtgatcagggcgttcctgaaaaagagagcattgctctcagtgaaactcccctgaataaataaaggtgaaaaaaacaaaaaaaacaacaaaaaaaaaacaatataatggCAGTCATGGTGACGAAGCTTTCTCAGTATGGCTTTATAAATACTGCTATAGGCTAGACTGAGATAGCCTGCAATACAATGCACAATAATAAAGCCTTCAGTTATTATTGTATCACAGGGCTGATTATGTAAACGCTCAGTCACTGGTATACCTTTTATTTATGACgcatagaaatgaatgaatgattgaaaaaataaataaaaaatgaaacttAACAGCTAAATACATTCAATGGGGCTTTCTTGCATTGCAAAGTGAAGTTCATGGAGTGTGTTTGATCCATGCTCCTTAAGTTTTTGCAGTGGCTGGCGTGCATCCAAGTCCACAAAAGTTTTCTTTAAGCTTTCCACATTCAGATAAGCTGTTTGCTTTCCTTCAAAGTCTGGCACTTGCCCCTAAGTCACAGTCGGCAATAACATTCTTATAATGTGAATGAATACTTGCAACAATTGGTAAGCCGGCTAGCACCTGATAAGAATGGCAACAatattaaaggagaataccagtgtcatttagagttagaGTCCATTTACCTCCTGTCTACCTCTAGTTAACATtttccccaatcattttgcGATACACGCTGTATgtcattttttaacatttactaaTTTTTTAAATGCAAACTTTATGGTGTCAAGCCTcaaataagaagacatggatgtgacagtaaggGACAATAAATGACTTCCATTTCCTCTTGTGgttgtcaggtgattgacagtaggCAGAGTGTTACGTAATTTGCGCCcgctgatatgaaaacattaaACTCACgcacaataaaataacaatgaaacagaaacttt is a genomic window of Centroberyx gerrardi isolate f3 chromosome 1, fCenGer3.hap1.cur.20231027, whole genome shotgun sequence containing:
- the cln6a gene encoding ceroid-lipofuscinosis neuronal protein 6a, producing MQAVRKRQGNEFQTTTQNSKPVAKEKVPPKKRLHFHFDLWLCLTVQNWILDFGRPIVMIILPLEWFPLNKPSAGDYFHMAYNVITPFLMLKLIERSPRALPRSAVYLCIITFVMGASIHLVGDSINHRLILSGYQLHLSVRDNPIIKDLKPASLIDSFELLYYYDEHLGHLMWYIPFFIILFLYFTGCFTQAKEQKKIPVSGWLLLGPSALYYWYLVTEGQIFELFLLTFLAMVAMVIHQLRKGSSPDSNGLFLFCSFSVTMVLVVVWVVYLWNDPVLRNKYPGLIYVPEPWSFYTLHIKDKH